A single Paratractidigestivibacter faecalis DNA region contains:
- a CDS encoding HNH endonuclease — protein MYFETIESSIYCPSLRRAEKLVPPEFLIGYKWFKDHEGEHLERLPFADTLSEPLPITLVRQSGIHSPSENMATYKDPRHHYALSVHTSKQSRYADQPIFKLDDNTWILDYEGHSGADLSQNYNKLLDNCLRDGVPVGVITAEAGEGYCVRGLAFVESHDILTNHFILHGSVNASTEAAHRFDYPDVSGIDQSDLASLRNAADPAEEPDQRIRETIEHIRREGQQKFRSSLIDAYEGECAATGTNVQEVLQAAHIVPYRGSCSQIESNGILFRADIHLLYDSHLLSVEPDTHRIRLSKKIVNSSYSALRNRKIRIPKDNALRPDDHRLALHFQRFSFENREIGFA, from the coding sequence ATGTATTTCGAGACAATCGAGAGCTCAATTTACTGCCCCTCGTTGCGCAGAGCCGAAAAGCTCGTTCCCCCGGAATTCCTCATCGGGTACAAGTGGTTCAAAGATCATGAGGGTGAGCATCTCGAAAGGCTGCCCTTTGCGGACACCCTGTCAGAACCTCTCCCCATTACGCTTGTAAGGCAATCGGGTATTCACAGCCCCAGCGAGAATATGGCTACATACAAGGACCCAAGGCACCACTATGCCCTTTCTGTCCATACTTCCAAGCAGAGCCGTTATGCCGATCAGCCTATTTTCAAGTTGGATGACAATACTTGGATCCTTGATTACGAAGGCCACTCAGGGGCAGACTTGTCTCAAAACTACAACAAGCTTCTAGACAACTGCCTAAGAGATGGGGTTCCCGTCGGCGTCATAACCGCAGAAGCAGGGGAAGGCTATTGCGTTCGCGGCCTCGCTTTTGTCGAAAGCCACGACATACTTACTAACCATTTTATCTTGCATGGTTCCGTCAATGCCAGCACTGAAGCGGCACACCGCTTTGATTATCCCGACGTCTCTGGAATAGATCAAAGTGATCTCGCATCACTTCGCAATGCAGCCGATCCGGCCGAGGAACCCGACCAAAGAATCCGAGAAACAATCGAACACATTCGTCGAGAAGGCCAGCAGAAATTCCGCAGTTCTTTAATCGACGCCTACGAAGGGGAATGTGCCGCAACGGGGACCAATGTACAAGAAGTTCTTCAGGCGGCCCACATTGTGCCCTATCGCGGGTCATGCTCTCAAATTGAAAGCAACGGTATCCTTTTCCGAGCTGATATTCATCTGCTATACGACTCTCACCTCCTGTCGGTCGAGCCGGACACTCACCGAATTCGCTTGTCGAAAAAAATCGTCAACTCCAGTTATTCAGCTTTAAGAAACCGCAAAATTCGCATTCCGAAGGACAATGCGCTAAGGCCAGACGATCATAGGCTGGCCCTCCATTTTCAGCGCTTCTCTTTTGAGAACAGGGAGATCGGATTCGCCTAG
- a CDS encoding type II toxin-antitoxin system HipA family toxin, with product MSKAELAVLICGKPAGILSQNRNGLMRFEYSPDYSGVPLSAAMPLSNRAYGQSVVRPFLFGLLPDSERQRRAIAKESGVSANNPVALLSVIGRDCPGAVQFCALDAVDAVVGRPGDYREVSDVEVASKLKSIRTDYDATWMGRDESWSLGGNQGKFALAFRNGRWCECLGSAPTTHIFKNGVEGFKLEALNEYICMRTASKVGIPTAKVEYRFFGGEPALIVARYDRLTQGQSVKRLHQEDLCQALGVMPDQKYTSDGGPTARDILELLLDVDSSSVSLLLFTRMLFFNCLIGAPDAHAKNYSLLLTANGSVLAPLYDVASGLAYDRTKDFGRLAMSIGGENRVGRVGEGAIRRYAGANDSELGERLAEVGMTEDACLQEMGRLAESIPQAMEEVFEEACATRIPGALELSDRLLPRVEKNCARTLALL from the coding sequence ATGAGTAAAGCTGAGCTTGCGGTCCTCATCTGCGGTAAACCGGCTGGGATCCTCAGCCAGAATCGCAATGGGCTAATGAGGTTTGAATACAGTCCAGATTACTCGGGCGTGCCCTTGTCCGCTGCCATGCCGCTATCCAACCGCGCATACGGTCAGAGTGTCGTCCGTCCGTTCCTCTTTGGCCTGTTACCGGACTCCGAGAGACAGCGGCGCGCAATTGCTAAAGAGAGTGGTGTTAGCGCGAATAACCCCGTTGCGCTTCTATCGGTCATTGGACGGGACTGCCCGGGCGCAGTCCAGTTTTGCGCTCTTGATGCTGTAGATGCAGTTGTTGGTAGGCCTGGGGACTACCGTGAGGTCAGCGATGTTGAAGTCGCATCAAAGCTGAAATCAATAAGGACTGACTATGACGCCACGTGGATGGGCCGTGATGAGAGCTGGTCTCTGGGAGGAAACCAGGGAAAGTTTGCCTTGGCCTTTAGGAATGGCCGCTGGTGCGAGTGCCTGGGGTCCGCACCTACGACGCATATCTTCAAGAACGGCGTGGAAGGCTTCAAGCTAGAGGCGCTGAACGAATACATTTGCATGAGGACCGCCTCAAAGGTGGGGATTCCAACTGCAAAAGTCGAATATCGGTTCTTTGGTGGAGAGCCTGCTCTGATAGTGGCTCGCTATGACCGGCTGACTCAGGGGCAAAGCGTGAAAAGGCTTCACCAAGAGGATCTTTGCCAGGCCTTGGGGGTAATGCCAGACCAGAAGTACACCTCGGACGGCGGTCCGACGGCAAGGGACATTCTTGAGCTGCTGTTGGACGTCGACTCGTCCTCCGTCAGTCTCCTCTTGTTTACTCGTATGCTGTTTTTCAACTGCCTGATTGGCGCTCCAGACGCTCACGCAAAGAACTACTCGCTTCTCCTGACGGCAAACGGCTCGGTGCTGGCGCCGTTGTACGACGTGGCATCTGGCCTTGCCTATGACCGGACCAAGGATTTCGGAAGGCTTGCGATGTCCATAGGTGGCGAGAATCGCGTTGGACGCGTGGGCGAAGGCGCCATACGCCGTTACGCTGGTGCCAATGATTCCGAGCTTGGAGAGCGCCTTGCGGAGGTGGGTATGACTGAAGATGCGTGTCTTCAAGAGATGGGGCGACTTGCGGAATCAATTCCTCAGGCTATGGAGGAGGTCTTTGAGGAGGCGTGCGCCACAAGGATCCCCGGTGCCCTTGAACTAAGCGACCGACTTCTTCCTCGCGTCGAGAAGAACTGCGCAAGAACGCTGGCTCTGCTGTAG
- a CDS encoding helix-turn-helix domain-containing protein, producing MDKRPITIPRQAGFYVRQAREERGLTRDQLAQHAGVSKRMLASLELGDSAGVQLDKLLSVLSALGLGLYVGEASGKKAASKQKRSSAADPAKTDPKNQSYNDLIRALLSADGYEDGILPPIVGGEVNLDE from the coding sequence GTGGACAAACGCCCGATAACCATTCCCAGACAGGCCGGCTTTTACGTGCGCCAAGCGCGGGAGGAGCGGGGCCTCACGAGAGACCAACTTGCGCAGCATGCGGGCGTTTCCAAGCGAATGCTCGCATCACTTGAGCTGGGGGACTCGGCCGGAGTCCAGCTAGACAAGTTGCTCTCTGTGCTTTCCGCGCTTGGCCTGGGCCTGTACGTTGGAGAGGCCTCTGGTAAAAAGGCCGCATCAAAGCAGAAAAGATCTAGCGCTGCCGATCCTGCTAAAACGGACCCTAAAAATCAAAGCTATAACGATTTGATAAGGGCTCTGTTGTCTGCCGATGGCTATGAGGATGGCATCCTCCCCCCAATTGTCGGTGGCGAGGTGAACTTGGATGAGTAA
- a CDS encoding Cof-type HAD-IIB family hydrolase: MLKLVFVDMDGTFLNSAKKITPENLAAMDLAAQKGVQFVPCTGRNVNGIPEQMVSHPSVNYAVCCNGALVCDVHAGSVLHEVGIDKETVRALYRQVEDLPVTFDIFADSKVYTLADRWHYLDEMPVDEASRAQLKSIRVPFDGTLDQLLAACGTVCRVNVFFMTEEAKSQVWAAVDADASLRRASSLPCNVEVTDVSAHKGAGLRWLCGHLGVDVADTVAFGDASNDVTMLEAAGDGVAMANALPEAVAAANHATSSCDDSGVARYLMPLLRAL, from the coding sequence ATGCTCAAGCTGGTATTCGTTGACATGGACGGCACGTTTCTGAACTCTGCCAAGAAAATCACGCCCGAGAATCTGGCGGCTATGGACCTTGCGGCGCAGAAGGGCGTCCAGTTTGTGCCCTGCACCGGCCGCAACGTCAACGGCATTCCCGAGCAGATGGTCTCTCACCCAAGCGTCAACTATGCGGTCTGCTGCAACGGCGCCCTCGTCTGCGATGTCCACGCCGGCAGCGTTCTGCATGAGGTCGGCATAGACAAAGAAACCGTTCGCGCCCTCTACCGCCAGGTCGAGGACCTTCCCGTAACCTTCGACATCTTTGCGGACAGTAAGGTCTACACCCTGGCCGACCGCTGGCACTACCTGGACGAGATGCCCGTTGACGAGGCTTCCCGCGCCCAGCTCAAGTCCATCCGTGTGCCCTTTGACGGCACGCTCGATCAGCTGCTCGCCGCCTGCGGAACCGTCTGCCGCGTAAACGTCTTCTTTATGACGGAAGAAGCAAAGTCCCAGGTCTGGGCCGCCGTTGACGCCGACGCCTCCCTGCGCCGCGCCTCCTCGCTGCCCTGCAATGTCGAGGTCACCGACGTGAGCGCTCACAAGGGTGCGGGTCTGCGCTGGCTGTGCGGTCACCTTGGCGTTGACGTGGCTGACACCGTTGCCTTTGGAGACGCAAGCAACGACGTCACCATGCTCGAGGCCGCCGGCGACGGCGTCGCCATGGCAAACGCCCTCCCCGAGGCCGTTGCCGCAGCCAATCACGCCACCTCAAGCTGCGATGACTCCGGCGTCGCGCGCTACCTCATGCCCCTCCTTCGCGCGCTTTAG
- a CDS encoding phosphoglycerate dehydrogenase: MSSKFVVASCAATFGIFEQEPVERLRAAGCEVRINPYGRPLTPAEIIRHGEGAQVLVLGNDHLDATTISALPELRMVARHGAGFDNIDFAELTTRGIVITNTPGANREETADLTFALILDLARMVTQSVNQLKGGVWNKIPGRSLYGKIIGIIGVGSIGMAVARRAMGFGMDILGNDIVQRDEAARYGLLYTSLNDLLAKSDIVTIHAPLTSATQNLLGARELRHMKDGALLVNTARAGIVREAALEKALLSGKLGGYAVDVYEREPPTLSKFFDLPNVLTTPHIGSATFEANRRMGDMVVDNIIAFKDGNVPLNRVTAVDRVKFS, encoded by the coding sequence GTGTCAAGCAAGTTCGTCGTTGCCTCGTGCGCCGCGACCTTTGGCATCTTTGAGCAAGAACCCGTCGAGCGCCTGAGGGCAGCGGGTTGCGAGGTCCGCATCAACCCGTACGGCAGACCGCTCACGCCCGCGGAGATAATCCGTCATGGCGAGGGTGCCCAGGTGCTCGTTCTGGGCAACGACCATCTTGACGCCACCACCATCAGCGCCCTGCCCGAGCTGCGCATGGTGGCCCGCCACGGCGCAGGCTTTGACAACATCGACTTTGCCGAGCTCACGACGCGCGGCATTGTGATTACCAACACGCCGGGCGCCAACAGGGAAGAGACGGCCGACCTCACGTTTGCCCTCATCCTGGACCTGGCTCGCATGGTCACGCAGTCCGTAAATCAGCTCAAAGGCGGCGTCTGGAACAAGATTCCTGGTCGCAGCCTCTATGGCAAGATCATTGGCATCATTGGCGTCGGGTCCATTGGCATGGCCGTGGCCAGGCGCGCGATGGGCTTTGGCATGGACATCCTGGGCAACGACATTGTTCAGCGCGACGAGGCCGCGCGCTATGGCCTGCTCTATACCAGCTTGAACGACCTGCTGGCAAAGTCGGACATTGTGACCATCCATGCGCCGCTTACCTCCGCCACGCAGAACCTCCTGGGTGCTCGTGAGCTCAGGCACATGAAGGATGGCGCACTGCTGGTCAATACCGCGCGCGCCGGCATTGTGCGCGAGGCGGCGCTGGAGAAGGCGCTGCTGTCGGGCAAGCTCGGGGGCTATGCGGTTGACGTCTACGAGCGCGAGCCGCCGACGCTCTCCAAGTTCTTTGACCTGCCCAACGTCCTGACCACGCCTCACATTGGATCGGCAACTTTTGAAGCCAACCGCCGCATGGGAGACATGGTGGTGGACAACATCATCGCCTTCAAGGATGGCAACGTCCCGCTCAACCGCGTGACCGCCGTCGATCGCGTGAAGTTCTCGTAG
- the ilvD gene encoding dihydroxy-acid dehydratase: MQRAIDKLEPFQRAISKAHLASAGVSIDSLENPDKPLIAIANSWNEVCPGHEPLRQLAAEVKKGILEAGGEPIEFNTIGMCDGVAQGHAGMRYCLPHREIIADSCEAMIVGEGCFDGVVYMGSCDKIVPAMLMAAARINLPAALVTAGPCYDEIKPSESKALRARFLRGEATEREVIEGTLKYYTGPGICPFLGTANTMGCLTEGLGMMLPNGALWPSSTSQRRFSARQTGAAVVELVRRGIKPSDIMTQGAIDNTVKLLASIGGSLNALIHLPALAHELGLECTWTQVAETTSHTPVVCNVVPNGDISCVNLYKAGGVPAVLKTIEGDLDGSVMTVTGKTLAQNLAGDIHIDRSVIRTQDDPASVANGIQVLYGNLAPEGALVKTSAVPADQHVWSGPAMVFNSEEEAFAAYNANAIKPGTGVVVRYEGPKGGPGMKELHRVTEIMKGIPNSAVITDGRFSGASGGLSVGYLCPEALDGAPIALIQDGDVIHVDLNKNLIEIEVSDDELARRKQDWKPVIHENGGHLLARYAKQVGSAKTGAVIQ, translated from the coding sequence CTGGAATGAGGTCTGCCCGGGCCATGAGCCGCTCCGCCAGCTTGCTGCCGAGGTCAAGAAGGGCATCCTCGAGGCCGGCGGCGAGCCCATCGAGTTCAACACTATCGGCATGTGCGACGGCGTGGCCCAGGGCCACGCGGGCATGCGCTACTGCCTGCCGCACCGCGAGATCATCGCCGACTCCTGCGAGGCCATGATCGTCGGCGAGGGCTGCTTTGACGGCGTCGTCTACATGGGCAGCTGCGACAAGATCGTTCCGGCCATGCTCATGGCCGCGGCCCGCATCAACCTGCCCGCCGCCCTGGTGACCGCCGGCCCGTGCTACGACGAGATCAAGCCGTCCGAGTCCAAGGCCCTGCGCGCCCGCTTCCTGCGTGGCGAGGCCACGGAGCGCGAGGTCATCGAGGGCACCCTCAAGTACTACACCGGCCCGGGCATCTGCCCGTTCCTGGGCACCGCCAACACCATGGGCTGCCTCACCGAGGGTCTCGGCATGATGCTTCCCAACGGCGCGCTTTGGCCCAGCTCCACGAGCCAGCGTCGCTTCTCCGCGCGTCAGACGGGTGCCGCCGTGGTCGAGCTCGTGCGTCGCGGCATCAAGCCGAGCGACATCATGACGCAGGGTGCCATCGACAACACCGTGAAGCTCCTTGCTTCCATCGGCGGCTCGCTCAACGCCCTTATCCACCTGCCGGCCCTGGCCCACGAGCTTGGCCTCGAGTGCACCTGGACCCAGGTTGCGGAGACCACCTCGCACACGCCCGTGGTCTGCAACGTGGTGCCCAACGGAGACATCTCCTGCGTCAACCTCTACAAGGCCGGCGGCGTGCCCGCCGTCCTCAAGACCATCGAGGGCGACCTTGACGGCTCCGTCATGACGGTCACGGGCAAGACCCTGGCCCAGAACCTCGCCGGCGACATCCACATCGACCGCTCGGTCATCCGCACCCAGGACGACCCGGCCTCCGTTGCCAACGGCATCCAGGTGCTCTATGGCAACCTGGCTCCCGAGGGCGCCCTGGTCAAGACCAGCGCCGTGCCGGCCGACCAGCACGTCTGGAGCGGTCCGGCCATGGTCTTCAACTCCGAGGAGGAGGCCTTTGCCGCCTACAACGCCAACGCCATCAAGCCTGGCACTGGCGTCGTGGTGCGCTACGAGGGCCCCAAGGGTGGTCCCGGCATGAAGGAGCTCCACCGCGTGACGGAGATCATGAAGGGCATTCCCAACTCCGCCGTCATCACTGACGGCCGCTTCTCGGGCGCTTCCGGCGGCCTCTCCGTGGGCTACCTCTGCCCCGAGGCGCTTGACGGTGCCCCCATCGCCCTTATCCAGGATGGCGACGTCATCCACGTTGACCTCAACAAGAACCTCATCGAGATCGAGGTCTCCGATGACGAGCTTGCACGCCGCAAGCAGGACTGGAAGCCTGTCATCCACGAGAACGGCGGTCACCTGCTGGCCCGCTACGCCAAGCAGGTTGGCTCTGCCAAGACCGGTGCGGTCATCCAGTAG